The Coccidioides posadasii str. Silveira chromosome 2, complete sequence genomic interval TGCCAATTTCAATCTTGCCCGTGATGCTAACTCCGCCGTTTTCAATCCAGGCCCGTCGCGGTGCTTTCCCTTCTGGCAGAAGCTTCTCGCCTGCTACGTCGTCAACTcgggagaaggagaaaatgGAAAGTTGAAGTGCGTGCCGGTAATGGAGGACTACTACGAGTGCCTACACCACAAAAAGGAGGTGCGTCAAGGACACCCAACACCGGACTCCGGACTCTGGAGAGAGTTGATCAGAGTTTGAGAGCTAAATGCGTCGTCGGGGGATTTAGGCTGCCAGAACGAGAGCGCTACAGAATGCCTACCGCAAGGCCCTTGCCGCCCACCCGCGAGAAAACGTCCCGAGAGCAGAGCAGATCAGTTCCCTGGGCTTGTTGGGCAAAGAGGAAGATACAAAGTTGGTTTTAGAATCGCGGTAACGGAGTTTTATCTTTTCGATTATGTGAAATAGAAGGAGTCGATTTCCACCTATTgcatttctcttttctctgtGTATATCACCTCGACCTTCGCTCTCTTTTTCCCCGCTTTTAACGATTTCAATGGAGAGATTCTGGACATTATGATCGATGCAGGAAATTTCGCTTGGCCATAGCGCCGTGTGCATATACAGGGCCTAGCACTTGTCTGCtataaaaaatttttttaaaaaaaaaaaaaaaatcagcTGGCTTTTTTGGATATCTTCTACCGCCTTGGGTCCATTTTCACCGCTGCCACCAACGAAGTGAGCTTTGGCATCGTCCCTGTATTTATTCTCATCACCAATGTGTCGGAGTGCTCTTGTAGGAGGGGCCTTTTAAAGGCCAGTTTCGAGTATCAAGCTCTCCACCACACAGTCCCCAAGCAGAAGTTGGACGACCGCGGAAAACCGTGTAATTCCTTCAGCCGGCATCGTCTTCCCGTACCACACACatgactacggagtacatatcaTTGAAACAAGGGAATGATCCGGTAGCGACAGTCCCGTACAGGTATGTATGACTTCATAATGCGTAAGCCGGTATGTTACTTATCACCGTCCAACCATGTACTGTATGTCTCTGGGCACGGGGTGTTTCGTGGCTGAACACTGTGGCATTCAGGACATCCACAAATGCTACTTAAATACACACAATCTTGGTGACCCGAAACATTTTTCTATTGTTTTTGACAATCTGATATTTTTTGAAAGGCAAGCGTCTTCTATCAGACGCTCGGCTAGGCACATTTGGTAAAACAAGCACCTAGTTTGTTTGTGAATTGTGCTTGGGTAGTTAGGGACCTCAAACATCTAGTAACAAGTTTCGAGTCATCCTAAAACCGAAGTCCAGAGCAGCTCCCAACTGACTGTCGGTGGCCTTGCACCTTACCTCCATTGAGAGGGGCGGTTCGAGCAGTCAGCAGCCAGCAGCTTGCAGCCAGCGTTCCAGGGTCACCCGAGATATATTGACGCACGGTTGGTGAGTACGCTGCCAAGCGGTCAGCCACCAACAGGAAGGCGGCTTTGGGCTGGGGCAACTGTCACGTGTGGAGGCTAAATCCAGGGATGGCAATAAACTAGGCCAAATCGGGACAAGCGGCTTTGGCGTGAACATGGAGAGGCGCGTTGCTGTGAAAGTTGTCCCAATGATATAAACATCCCTCTGCAACCTCGACTTTTCCCTCCCCCCCAACCCAAGCACCCAACCCGACCTTAACCACTTTGAAATCCACCGGGCCAGCCTCACACAGCATTTGCGACCTTCCCTGGTTCTACCCTTATTTTTGCCTTTTTGGCCACACAGGCACTTTTCGCTCACCCTACAATCCTTACTTTATGTAATTAAATTTGTCGGTCCACAATGCTTATTGATAACCTTTGTGTGTCGTGATCTTTCCTtgattccttttttttttttttttcttaattTAAAAACAAAAgcgtctttttttttggtctccCCCTGCAAACGCGTTGATGGACCGGGGAGTTTGATGGTGAGACGAGGAAGAAGCCGTGATGGGGTCGAGGTACGTCGCGTCAGGCCGTTTTCATCGCTAGCGTTTGGTGACTAATGTCTTGGCATTTGCAGGCTCGATCGCTTAGTCATGTAAGGAGCCCTAGTGGTGGCTGTGAAGTTTTATCTCTTGGCGCTGGAGAATTTAGCTAACGTCCGTCCCCGTCTTTTAGTCTTTTAGAGACTGGGAGCACTCCAGTCATCAGAAACACTGCGGCCCAGCAGCTGGCCGATGTTCAGAAGCAGCATCCAGAGGAGCTGTTCAACCTGCTTGGCCGCATCCTACCATATCTTAGGTCGCGGTCATGGGATACCAGAACAGCAGCTGCCAAGGCAATTGGCGGCATAGTCGGCTATGCTCCCAAGTTCGACCCAAATGCGGATGACAGTTCACCTTTCAAGGAGGAGGAGACTGAAAATGCAAAGCTGAAAACCGAATCAGAGGCTGCGGATGAACTCCTAAGTTTGGAAACTCTGGATATCGTATCAATCCTCAAGCATGGCCAAAAGTTGCTCGGAAGTGCTGGCAAGGAGTATGAGTTTTCCCTTGCTGGCCTGGACCCAGCGGTAAGAATGCAGAAACAGAAGAGAACGCTGACTGCGCGCCTTGGATTGGCGGGTGAGTATATCGAAGAGAGCTTGATCAATGATCACGACATCAATGACGGCACCGTCCCAAAAGGCTCGTCCGGAACGGGATGCGTGCCCAAACTGGATACGTCAGTCTCGACCCTTGCTCGTCAACATAGCATTACAAACATTCCTCCTCAATCGGCAACTTCCCCTAATGATCCTCAAACGCCCATGAACGGTGAGGAACATGGACTTAGTAAGCGCCAGTTGAATCAGTTGAAACGAAAGAACAAGCAGTCTGCGAGAATGGGAGGCAGTAAAGTCAGAGTTGTTGACCTCTCGGTCAGAAAAGGCTCTGATATCGTTGCGACACCGTCTGTGACTACGCCTCATCCCATCAAAAAGGAAAGCGGCGAGGAAAACGAGGATGAAAAGGTGGATTATTTCTCCCTGAAAAGAGAAGGGCCTGACGACGACTCAAAATTAGTCACCGAATTCAAAGGGGCCGTTGTGCCCGAGAGATCGTTTATACAGACCGATGCTGAGGAACAAAATCTAGAATGGCCTTACGAACGCATGTGTGAAATCCTCATGGTTGACCTATTCGACCATACTTGGGAGATTCGACACGGCGCTGCCATGGGCCTCCGGGAAGTAATCCGTGTTCAGGGAGCTGGTGCGGGCCGTCTATGGGGCAAAACAAGAGCTGAGAATGATGAACTAAATCATTGTTGGCTTAATGACCTTGCGTGTCGACTTCTTTGTGTATTCATGCTTGACCGGTTTGGCGACTACATCTCAGATAATGTTGTAGCTCCAATTCGCGAAACGGTTGGTCAGACGCTCGGTGCACTTTTGTCCCATTTGCCCTCGAAGTCGGTCGTTTTGGTCTATCATATTCTGTACAGAATCATCATGCAAAAAGATCTGGACACTATCAAGCCCGTTTGGGAAGTGTGCCATGGAGGGATGATCGGGTTAAAATATTTGGTTGCCGTTCGAAACGACATTTTATTCGAAGACTCCGCCGTTTTGGATGGCGTAATTGAGGCTGTGATGAAAGGCCTGGGCGACTTTGATGATGACGTTCGTGCTGTTAGCGCAGCCACCCTAATTCCAATTGCCGATGATTTCGTGAAACTCCGGCCAGGAGCCCTAGATTCCCTAATCGATATTGTATGGAATTGCCTCTCCAATTTACAAGACGACCTTAGTGCGAGTACCGGCTCAGTCATGGACCTCCTCGCAAGGCTATGTACATTCCCACAGGTGCTGGAAGCCATGAAAGTGAACGCCGCTCACGATCCCGAATCCTCCTTTGGCAACCTTGTTCCTCGACTTTTCCCGTTCCTTCGACATACTATTTCCAGCGTACGGTCTGCTGTCCTTCGCGCCCTTCTTACATTCTTAAAACTAGAGAACGAAGGTCAGGATTCATGGGTGGACGGCAAAGCACTAAGACTTGTTTTCCAGAACCTTCTTGTTGAGCGGCATGAAAGTGTTCTCAAGTTATCCCTGCAAGTCTGGTCAGAAATGCTTCGAGTACTTGGTGCTCAAGGCATATTCAGAACAGACCAACTTGTCACTCCGGTTCAGCCACTCATTTCGGCAACTATGAATCCGTTTGGCGTTCCACGTTATCCAATCCCAATGGATCTGTCTCTCTTTATTCGACCTTCTGGATCAGCTTTCACATCTGCGCCTTCTATCCCAAGAAAACCGTCAGTTCACACACCCACCGAACCCGCACCGCGAGGCAGGAGAAGAAAGACGGAAAGGAAAGAAGCGCCCGTTGTGATGGTGCATAATGTGGACGGCCACATGCTCCAAGGAGACATCGACTTGGTCGGTACTGATACGATGGTAAGATCGAAGATTTACGCTGCCATCGCTCTCGGTGAATTTTTGGCAACGTGGGATTCTGCTAATGAGTTCAACTTGTGGGATCGCGTTTTACCTGCTTTAAATTGGCCTGGCTCTACTTCCCAACTGGTGGCCGCCATGGTGGTCGAAGAATATACAAAGCGCCAGGGTCCTGCTTCTCGGCATGCTTCTCTACTTTCGCAATGGCTCAATCCATTGATAGAGAATGAACGACCGTCATGGTATGGCGACATTTCATGCTACTTGCATATTGCACGAGCCCAATGCCATTCACTTCTCAACGCGTTCAGGGACCATGCGCATGTTTCTCAGTCAAGACTTCCGACTTTAGCAGTAGTGGTTCAAGGTGATCCCGAAGCCGGGCCTAACGCTTTCTCAATCCACGATGCTGAGAATGTTGTTGGTTCGGATTTTGAAAGGCTCAAGAGGGACTTAACGCCAACCCAGCGGATCACCGCACTTCAAGTGTTGAATGACTCTCGTGCAAGCGCCCAAGCTGCGGTCGATGAAGCAAAAGAAGTTAAGGAACAGCGTGACATGCGGATTCGGGCTGCTATTGCTGGATCGCTGGTTGCACTGAAAGATATACCGAAGAAGCCAAGCCATATTATCAAGGCAATGATGGACAGtgtcaaaaaagaagaaaatatagAGCTGCAACAGCGATCGGCATCTGCTATCGCATCGTTAGTGGAATATTACACCACGGCCGCCAAACGTGGTCCGGTAGATAAGGTCATTGCGAACCTTGTTAAGTTTTGCTGCGTCGATACGTCAGAGACACCCGAATTCCATCATAATGCACATCTAGAGAAAGCCATATTATCGCTTCGCAAAGAGGAAGATAAAAAGGACCCGGTCGATGCAGCTAAATTCGAGAGAGAGTCGCGAGAGGCTAGGATTATGCGTCGTGGAGCAAAGGAATCTCTGGAGCAGTTGGCAACTAGATTTGGTGCTCAGTTATTGGAAAAGGTGCCAAATCTCGCAATTCTTATCCAAAACGCTTTGAAACAGGCATTGTCCGGCGACCTCCCAAAGAATATTAGAGACCCATTTAACGAATTAGGACAAGAAACGGTGGATGGCCTATCGATATTGCGTGCCCTGTCTCCTAAATTCCATCCTGGACTTTACCCATGGGTTACCGAACTTATGCCTGTCATTGTGAAGGCTTTGCAATGCGAACTCTCTGTCATTCGATATGCGGCGGCCAAATGTTTTGCCACATTGTGTAGTGTTATGCCGGTTGAGGGCATGACCATGCTTGTGGAGAAAGTTTTGCCTTCTATCAGTAATGCATTGGATGTCAACTGTCGACAGGGAGCCATCGAGTGCATATACCATTTGATTCACGTTATGGAAGATAAAATTCTTCCATATGTCATTTTCCTGATTGTCCCTGTTCTCGGCCGAATGAGTGATTCTGATAATGATGTGAGGCTTTTGGCAACCACCGCATTTGCTACCCTTGTCAAGCTTGTTCCATTGGAGGCCGGAATCCCTGATCCACCAGGGCTCTCTGAAGAATTGCTCCAGGGTCGAGACCGGGAGAGAAAGTTTATGGCGCAAATGCTAGATGTTCGCAAGGTGGAGCCATTTGAGATACCAGTTGGTATCAAAGCTGAACTCCGGTCATATCAGCAGGAAGGTGTTAATTGGCTTGCGTTCCTTAATCGGTACAATCTCCATGGAATCCTTTGCGACGACATGGGCCTTGGCAAGACTCTACAGACACTTTGTATCGTTGCCAGTGACCATCACCTGAGAGCAGAGGAGTTTTCTCGCACGCAGGCCCCTGAAGTTCGGCGGCTACCATCCTTAATTATCTGTCCTCCTAGTGTTTCCGGTCACTGGCAGCAGGAAATTCAACAATATGCACCTTTCCTTACCTGCGTCTCCTATATGGGCCCGCCAGCAGAAAGAGCAAGACATCGGCCGCGGCTCACTGAAGTGGACATTGTGATCACTTCTTACGATATTTGCAGGAACGACAATGATATTTTTGCACCAATGGCGTGGAACTACTGCGTCCTTGATGAGGGTCATCTGATCAAGAATCCACGAGCAAAGATTACTCTGGCAGTGAAACGCATTCAAAGCAATCATCGTCTAATACTTTCCGGTACACCGATTCAAAATAACGTTTTAGAATTGTGGTCATTGTTCGACTTCTTGATGCCAGGATTTTTGGGAACTGAAAAGGTTTTCTTGGATCGCTTTGCAAAACCAATTGCAGCCAGTCGCTTTAGCAAGTCCTCTTCCAAGGAGCAAGAAGCTGGGGCCCTAGCTATCGAGGCTTTGCACAAACAAGTCCTACCGTTCTTATTGCGGCGATTGAAGGAGGAGGTTTTGAATGACTTACCTCCGAAGATTCTTCAAAATTACTACTGTGATCCAAGCGAACTCCAGCGGAAATTATTTGAAGATTTCACCAAAAAAGAGCAGAAGGAGT includes:
- a CDS encoding uncharacterized protein (EggNog:ENOG410PSKJ~COG:C~BUSCO:16355at33183), whose product is MASGYGTSGGPSRCFPFWQKLLACYVVNSGEGENGKLKCVPVMEDYYECLHHKKEAARTRALQNAYRKALAAHPRENVPRAEQISSLGLLGKEEDTKLVLESR
- the MOT1 gene encoding TATA-binding protein-associated factor mot1 (BUSCO:3534at4751~EggNog:ENOG410PIIR~COG:K~BUSCO:120at33183) — protein: MGSRLDRLVILLETGSTPVIRNTAAQQLADVQKQHPEELFNLLGRILPYLRSRSWDTRTAAAKAIGGIVGYAPKFDPNADDSSPFKEEETENAKLKTESEAADELLSLETLDIVSILKHGQKLLGSAGKEYEFSLAGLDPAVRMQKQKRTLTARLGLAGEYIEESLINDHDINDGTVPKGSSGTGCVPKLDTSVSTLARQHSITNIPPQSATSPNDPQTPMNGEEHGLSKRQLNQLKRKNKQSARMGGSKVRVVDLSVRKGSDIVATPSVTTPHPIKKESGEENEDEKVDYFSLKREGPDDDSKLVTEFKGAVVPERSFIQTDAEEQNLEWPYERMCEILMVDLFDHTWEIRHGAAMGLREVIRVQGAGAGRLWGKTRAENDELNHCWLNDLACRLLCVFMLDRFGDYISDNVVAPIRETVGQTLGALLSHLPSKSVVLVYHILYRIIMQKDLDTIKPVWEVCHGGMIGLKYLVAVRNDILFEDSAVLDGVIEAVMKGLGDFDDDVRAVSAATLIPIADDFVKLRPGALDSLIDIVWNCLSNLQDDLSASTGSVMDLLARLCTFPQVLEAMKVNAAHDPESSFGNLVPRLFPFLRHTISSVRSAVLRALLTFLKLENEGQDSWVDGKALRLVFQNLLVERHESVLKLSLQVWSEMLRVLGAQGIFRTDQLVTPVQPLISATMNPFGVPRYPIPMDLSLFIRPSGSAFTSAPSIPRKPSVHTPTEPAPRGRRRKTERKEAPVVMVHNVDGHMLQGDIDLVGTDTMVRSKIYAAIALGEFLATWDSANEFNLWDRVLPALNWPGSTSQLVAAMVVEEYTKRQGPASRHASLLSQWLNPLIENERPSWYGDISCYLHIARAQCHSLLNAFRDHAHVSQSRLPTLAVVVQGDPEAGPNAFSIHDAENVVGSDFERLKRDLTPTQRITALQVLNDSRASAQAAVDEAKEVKEQRDMRIRAAIAGSLVALKDIPKKPSHIIKAMMDSVKKEENIELQQRSASAIASLVEYYTTAAKRGPVDKVIANLVKFCCVDTSETPEFHHNAHLEKAILSLRKEEDKKDPVDAAKFERESREARIMRRGAKESLEQLATRFGAQLLEKVPNLAILIQNALKQALSGDLPKNIRDPFNELGQETVDGLSILRALSPKFHPGLYPWVTELMPVIVKALQCELSVIRYAAAKCFATLCSVMPVEGMTMLVEKVLPSISNALDVNCRQGAIECIYHLIHVMEDKILPYVIFLIVPVLGRMSDSDNDVRLLATTAFATLVKLVPLEAGIPDPPGLSEELLQGRDRERKFMAQMLDVRKVEPFEIPVGIKAELRSYQQEGVNWLAFLNRYNLHGILCDDMGLGKTLQTLCIVASDHHLRAEEFSRTQAPEVRRLPSLIICPPSVSGHWQQEIQQYAPFLTCVSYMGPPAERARHRPRLTEVDIVITSYDICRNDNDIFAPMAWNYCVLDEGHLIKNPRAKITLAVKRIQSNHRLILSGTPIQNNVLELWSLFDFLMPGFLGTEKVFLDRFAKPIAASRFSKSSSKEQEAGALAIEALHKQVLPFLLRRLKEEVLNDLPPKILQNYYCDPSELQRKLFEDFTKKEQKELAKKLGSTEKEAKEHIFQALQYMRRLCNSPALVVKEGHRQYQEVQRYLANKNSNIRDISHAPKLTALRDLLIDCGIGVDPSAEGELNTAASYVSPHRALIFCQMKEMLDIVQNDVLKKLLPSIQYLRLDGSVEATKRQNIVNQFNTDPSYDVLLLTTSVGGLGLNLTGADTVIFVEHDWNPQKDIQAMDRAHRIGQKKVVNVYRLITRGTLEEKILNLQRFKIDVASTVVNQQNAGLSTMDTDQLLDLFNLGETAETAEKPSQDAGLNGNEVDMVDIDGEVKEKGKKGWLDDLGELWDNRQYEEEYNLDSFLASMKG